A genomic stretch from Anopheles nili chromosome X, idAnoNiliSN_F5_01, whole genome shotgun sequence includes:
- the LOC128729233 gene encoding caspase-like produces the protein MSMPDVVDVRNEINKEHSVDDCGNDQLSSHDVNDAIGSRKGHEPFERIRARMPVDRFASEYNMGHKRRGLALIFNHENFDVPQLRARAGTNVDCENLAATLKSLDFEVYVYKDLKLRDLQKEIERVALMDHTDADCVLVTILSHGELGYLYAKDCQYKLDVIWSYFTANHCPTLAGKPKLFFIQACQGDQLDGGIVLMPKDRTETDSSASMTFKIPTHADFLIAYSTIPGFYSWRNTQKGSWFMQSLCQELNQHGRKYDLLTLLTFVTQRVAYDFESNTPDIPLMHQQKQIPCTTTMLTRLLRFGEKKPF, from the exons ATGAGTATGCCcgatgttgttgatgttagAAATGAAATCAACAAAGAGCATTCCGTCGACGACTGTGGCAACGATCAACTATCATCGCATGACGTAAACGATGCGATCGGTTCGCGAAAGGGCCA CGAGCCGTTCGAGCGCATCCGGGCGCGAATGCCCGTGGACCGATTTGCTTCCGAGTACAATATGGGCCACAAACGCCGCGGCTTGGCGTTGATTTTCAACCATGAAAATTTCGACGTCCCGCAGCTAAGAGCGCGCGCGGGTACGAATGTGGACTGCGAAAATCTGGCCGCTACCCTGAAGAGCCTAGACTTCGAGGTGTACGTGTACAAGGATCTGAAGCTACGCGACCTCCAGAAGGAAATCGAGCGAG TTGCCTTGATGGACCACACCGACGCCGACTGCGTACTGGTGACGATTCTCTCACACGGCGAGCTCGGCTATCTGTACGCTAAGGACTGCCAGTACAAGCTTGACGTGATTTGGTCATACTTCACGGCAAACCACTGTCCTACTTTGGCCGGCAAGCCAAAGCTCTTCTTTATACAGGCGTGCCAGGGCGACCAGCTGGACGGTGGCATCGTGCTAATGCCGAAGGATCGCACGGAGACGGACAGTTCGGCATCGATGACGTTCAAGATTCCGACGCACGCTGACTTCCTCATCGCGTACTCGACCATACCGGGCTTCTACTCGTGGCGCAACACCCAGAAGGGCTCGTGGTTTATGCAGTCGCTCTGCCAGGAGCTGAACCAGCACGGTCGGAAGTACGACCTGTTGACGCTGCTCACGTTCGTGACCCAGCGCGTCGCTTACGATTTCGAATCCAACACGCCCGACATTCCGCTCATGCACCAACAGAAGCAGATCCCTTGCACCACTACGATGCTGACCCGTTTGTTGCGCTTTGGTGAGAAGAAACCCTTTTGA
- the LOC128728754 gene encoding dnaJ homolog subfamily C member 25 homolog yields MTTAARISCWLIIFLGFCAVSINGNYLDQFYCGKDNCYELLGVTRESTKQEIAKSYRQLARKFHPDLHHGVEQKQVAEESFKKIATAYEVLKDEESRNDYNYMLDNPQAYYSHFYRYYRRKAKIDVRLVIVVTISIISCIQYVTRWQRYDTAIKYFMSLPKYRNKALEMINQSQSNGNGMSGGGKHRAKLSKAEIRKENDEQIRKVIENNMDIQGAYAKPEIKDILWIQLFLLPYTIGRYFCWNARWIWKFNILKHPYGREEQLYLIRKYMKLTSVQFNSIATENVDQFLKEQLWVKSNFDRFKAEQENEKKKQMADNPRYKAYRRYMKNHGPGRLTFEE; encoded by the coding sequence ATGACGACGGCAGCACGAATTTCGTGCTGGTTAATAATATTTCTAGGATTTTGTGCTGTTTCGATCAATGGCAACTACCTCGATCAATTTTATTGCGGCAAAGACAACTGTTACGAGCTACTGGGCGTAACGAGAGAAAGCACCAAGCAGGAAATCGCCAAAAGCTACCGACAACTTGCGCGAAAGTTCCATCCGGATCTGCATCATGGCGTGGAACAGAAGCAGGTGGCCGAAGAATCtttcaaaaaaattgcaaCGGCCTACGAAGTGTTGAAAGATGAAGAATCTCGCAACGATTACAACTATATGCTGGATAATCCACAGGCATACTATTCACACTTTTACCGGTACTATCGTAGGAAAGCTAAAATCGATGTACGTCTGGTAATCGTCGTTACGATAAGCATAATCTCTTGTATTCAGTACGTAACGCGATGGCAAAGGTATGACACCGCTATCAAATATTTCATGTCTTTACCAAAATACCGCAACAAAGCGCTGGAAATGATAAATCAATCGCAAAGCAACGGCAATGGTATGTCTGGCGGTGGCAAGCATCGCGCTAAGTTATCGAAAGCAGAAatcagaaaagaaaatgatgaacaaATCCGTAAGGTTATCGAAAACAATATGGACATTCAAGGAGCTTATGCTAAGCCCGAGATAAAAGATATTCTTTGGATTCAACTGTTTCTGTTACCATATACTATCGGTCGTTATTTTTGCTGGAATGCACGATGGATTTGGAAGTTCAATATCCTGAAACATCCTTACGGGCGAGAAGAACAACTGTATCTCATCCGGAAGTACATGAAGCTAACTTCGGTGCAGTTTAATTCGATCGCAACGGAAAATGTGGATCAATTTTTGAAGGAACAGCTGTGGGTAAAATCTAATTTTGACCGATTTAAGGCAGAACAGgagaacgagaagaaaaaacaaatggcagACAATCCACGTTACAAAGCATACCGCAGGTATATGAAAAATCATGGGCCTGGTCGACTAACATTCGAAGAATGA
- the LOC128728552 gene encoding derlin-2, giving the protein MMAYQTIRQEYLQIPIVTRVYSTACIITTLSVHLDIVTPFQLYFNPKLIFEYYQLWRICTTFLFFGTFGFNFLFNMIFTFRYCRMLEENSFRGRSSDFVTMFLFGGTLLVILALFVNLLFLGQAFTIMLVYVWSRRNPFVRMNFFGVLNFQAPYLPWVLLGFSVLIGNTIWVDLIGIAVGHLYYFLEDVLPNQPGGMKILKTPRILKQLFDEATDDPNYVALPEDQPGGFNWRRNN; this is encoded by the exons ATGATGGCATACCAAACCATCCGCCAAGAATATCTCCAGATACCGATAGTGACACGCGTATACTCGACGGCATGCATCATCACCACACTCTCTGTg CACCTCGATATAGTTACACCATTTCAACTATATTTCAACCCAAAGCTAATATTTGAATACTACCAGCTATGGCGTATTTGTACAACGTTTCTATTTTTTGGAACctttggtttcaattttcttttcaacatGATTTTCACGTTTCG GTATTGTCGAATGCTGGAGGAGAATTCGTTCCGTGGTAGAAGCTCGGACTTTGTTACAATGTTTCTATTCGGAGGAACATTGCTGGTT ATTCTTGCATTATTCGTAAATTTACTTTTTCTAGGTCAAGCTTTTACCATTATGCTTGTGTACGTCTGGTCACGACGAAATCCGTTCGTTAGAATGAACTTTTTCGGCGTTTTAAACTTTCAG GCGCCTTATTTACCATGGGTCTTGCTTGGATTTTCGGTGTTAATAGGAAACACGATTTGGGTAGATCTTATTGGAATCGCAGTGGGACATTTGTACTATTTtctggaggatgtactacctAACCAGCCAGGTGGCATGAAAATTCTTAAAACTCCTCGTATTCT CAAACAATTGTTTGACGAGGCTACGGATGATCCTAACTACGTAGCGCTTCCCGAAGATCAACCGGGAGGATTCAATTGGAGGCGAAACAATTAG
- the LOC128728852 gene encoding uncharacterized protein LOC128728852: protein MKVHRCILCLVITLMSVLHCSCQSSEERPLTNEANYPEIDRSKLPLASLSGLLDSLEHASSGSRQINAGGIAANNPLLQVDPEIPDPSDLAARLGYAQLNNDIKRSWNKMNAAWGKRVTGGNRNAGWTKFGAAWGKREPGWNNLKGLWGKRTDKWDKLASAWGKRQEMSRSY, encoded by the exons ATGAAGGTGCACCGCTGCATACTCTGTCTGGTGATTACGTTGATGTCCGTGCTGCACTGCAGCTGCCAAAGCTCAGAAGAACGTCCTCTGACGAACGAAGCAAACTACCCGGAGATTGACCGTAGCAAACTTCCGCTAGCCAGTCTCAGCGGACTACTGGACAGTCTGGAGCACGCGAGCTCCGGTAGCCGGCAGATTAATGCTGGAGGAATCGCTGCCAACAACCCCCTGTTGCAGGTGGATCCTGAGATACCTGACCCGTCAGATCTCGCTGCCCGGCTCGGTTATGCTCAGCTGAACAACGATATCAAGCGAAGCTGGAACAAGATGAACGCGGCTTGGGGAAAGCGAGTGACTGGAGGCAACCGAAATGCTGGCTGGACGAAATTCGGTG cgGCCTGGGGGAAGCGAGAACCGGGATGGAATAATCTCAAAGGACTTTGGGGAAAACGCACAGATAAATGGGACAAATTGGCATCAGCTTGGGGCAAACGGCAGGAGATGAGCCGAAGCTACTAA
- the LOC128728666 gene encoding UNC93-like protein: MHGGGVDSDKHNGADSASLREKVQLRRGEKWRILKNIITVSFAFMVQFTAFQGTANLQSSINAKDGLGTVSLSAIYAALVVSCIFLPTLVIRKLTVKWTLCVSMLCYAPYIASQFYPKFYTLVPAGILLGLGAAPMWASKATYLTQLGQVYAKLTDQSVEAIIVRFFGFFFLAWQTAELWGNLISSLVLSSGAHGAAAPIDESGNGTMHHDHDDSNLQSCGANFCVVETSDNANLQRPPDSEIFEISAIYLSCIIAAVVIIAVFLDPLSRYGERRRGSISATEISGMQLLSATFKQLKKVNQQLLILITVFIGMEQAFIGADFTQAYVSCALGIHQIGYVMICFGVVNAICSIIFGSAMKYIGRVVIIILGAFVHGGCIIYLLYWRPHPDHQLVFYILSGLWGIGDAVWQTQINGLYGALFRRNKEAAFSNYRLWESVGFVIAYAYSTHLCARMKLYLLFGVLVCGMIGYTIVEIRQLKKEKRMKKLEEIPKQQQTDADRKAIEDDDEKDELEEDIVVTHL, encoded by the exons ATGCACGGTGGAGGAGTCGATTCCGATAAG CACAATGGAGCTGATTCGGCTTCGTTGCGAGAGAAAGTGCAGCTGCGGCGTGGAGAGAAGTGGCGCATCCTCAAAAACATCATCACCGTATCCTTCGCATTTATGGTGCAGTTCACCGCGTTCCAG GGTACTGCGAACTTGCAATCCTCCATCAACGCGAAAGACGGTTTAGGCACCGTATCACTCAGCGCCATCTACGCGGCCCTCGTCGTGTCCTGCATATTCCTGCCGACGCTCGTGATCCGCAAGCTGACGGTGAAATGGACGCTGTGTGTCAGTATGCTGTGCTACGCACCCTACATAGCGTCGCAGTTCTATCCGAAGTTCTACACATTGGTACCGGCGGGCATACTACTGGGACTCGGTGCGGCTCCAATGTGGGCTAGCAAGGCCACGTATCTGACGCAACTGGGCCAGGTATACGCCAAACTGACCGATCAGTCGGTGGAGGCCATCATCGTGCGCTTCTTTGGGTTCTTCTTCTTGGCCTGGCAAACGGCGGAACTGTGGGGCAATCTGATTTCCAGCCTTG TTCTCTCTAGTGGGGCACACGGGGCAGCCGCACCCATCGACGAGAGCGGCAACGGGACTATGCATCATGATCATGACGACTCCAACCTCCAAAGCTGTGGCGCGAACTTCTGCGTCGTCGAGACATCCGACAATGCCAACCTACAGCGTCCCCCCGATTCGGAGATCTTCGAAATCTCAGCCATCTATCTTTCGTGCATCATAGCTGCTGTAGTCATTATCGCCGTGTTCCTAGATCCTCTTTCCAG GTATGGTGAGCGTCGCCGTGGTTCAATTTCAGCCACAGAAATATCTGGCATGCAACTGCTGTCGGCCACGTTCAAGCAGCTGAAAAAGGTCAACCAGCAGTTGCTGATCCTGATCACTGTCTTCATTGGCATGGAGCAGGCATTCATTGGTGCTGACTTCACGCAGGCATACGTTTCGTGCGCCCTGGGCATTCATCAGATCGGATATGTGATGATCTGTTTTGGTGTAGTCAACGCAATATGCTCCATCATATTTGGATCCGCGATGAAATACATCGGGCGTGTTGTTATCATTATTCTTG GAGCATTTGTGCATGGAGGATGTATTATATATTTACTGTACTGGCGACCGCATCCCGACCATCAACTGGTATTCTACATTCTTTCTGGGTTGTGGGGAATTGGAGATGCAGTGTGGCAGACACAAATTAATG GTCTATATGGTGCCTTATTCCGTCGAAATAAGGAAGCTGCGTTTTCAAACTATAGATTATGGGAATCAGTTGGATTTGTCATTGCCTATGCATACTCTACGCATCTATGTGCACGTATGAAGCTCTACTTGTTATTTGGTGTTTTAGTTTGCGGAATGATCGGATACACAATTGTCGAAATCCGTCAGCTAAAGAAG GAGAAACGCATGAAGAAACTAGAAGAGAttcccaaacaacaacaaacggaTGCCGACCGGAAAGCCatcgaggacgatgatgagaAGGATGAGCTGGAGGAAGATATTGTTGTAACACATCTTTGA